A window of Amphiprion ocellaris isolate individual 3 ecotype Okinawa chromosome 12, ASM2253959v1, whole genome shotgun sequence contains these coding sequences:
- the tmem251 gene encoding lysosomal enzyme trafficking factor: protein MMNFRQRMGWVGMALYLLLSILATYYIFEVHSLSLEPVQRGDNSPSALPLAVTARLPLLPVWMWVSVFLLPYLQLFLFLFSCTRADPRAVGYCIVPVCIVLLCSRRHTAKVSEHRAGSLIDT, encoded by the coding sequence ATGATGAACTTCCGCCAGAGGATGGGATGGGTGGGCATGGCTCTCTACCTGCTGCTCAGCATCTTGGCAACATACTACATCTTTGAGGTTCACAGTCTCAGCTTGGAGCCTGTGCAGAGAGGTGATAACAGCCCCTCGGCTCTGCCCCTTGCTGTCACTGCACGGCTGCCATTACTCCCCGTGTGGATGTGGGTGTCAGTCTTCCTGCTGCCATACCTGcagctcttcctcttcctgttctCGTGTACTAGGGCCGACCCCCGAGCTGTTGGCTACTGCATTGTTCCTGTCTGCATCGTCCTGCTGTGCAGCCGACGTCACACTGCCAAAGTATCTGAACACAGAGCTGGGTCGCTGATCGACACGTGA
- the LOC111574106 gene encoding E3 ubiquitin-protein ligase TRIM50 isoform X4, with amino-acid sequence MTMDMLGQLQCPVCRCAVDGDSPPPNLSLARIIEVLQEMSVSDGDQQDFCPQHDNPLSLYCEAEQVLICGLCGSIGAHRGHKITPVSSVYSRMKEDISCLMTEFQHQRHKVEDQICKMAYNKSRIINESDVMKWMIRKEFGELRRCLEEEEVGFMEQVETSTTALIASLQNQTDQLNQNLNQLQKVQNTLQDLSDEGHLDFITKYASIAPRFRESHKLQQKGERIFSTLNFKPGFNHNDIKLTVWKKLHRKVLPAPELLKLDPQTAHPMLELHHGNTMVVCGALLQKLPDNPERFTYSYCVLANRGFSSGKHYWEVEVGNKVKWRLGLIKGTTNRKAKLVKSPENGVWLIGLKDGVYEAFTSPRVVLPVSTPPHRVGLFLDYEGRGLTIYNSDSPDELCFIYNFRLQVQGKVYPLLDVCWHDRGGNKQPLVLN; translated from the exons ATGACAATGGACATGCTTGGTCAGCTGCAATGTCCGGTGTGTCGCTGTGCTGTAGATGGAGACAGTCCTCCTCCCAACCTCAGTTTAGCACGAATAATCGAAGTGCTGCAG GAAATGAGTGTGTCAGATGGAGATCAGCAAGATTTTTGTCCTCAGCATGACAACCCTCTGAGCCTTTACTGTGAGGCTGAGCAGGTCTTGATCTGTGGCCTTTGTGGAAGCATCGGTGCTCACCGCGGACACAAAATCACACCTGTGAGTTCTGTGTACAGCCGCATGAAG GAAGATATTTCTTGTCTGATGACAGAATTCCAGCATCAAAGGCATAAAGTGGAGGATCAGATATGTAAAATGGCATACAACAAATCAAGGATCATT AACGAGTCAGACGTAATGAAATGGATGATTAGGAAGGAGTTTGGTGAACTTCGGCGCTgtctggaggaggaagaggtgggGTTCATGGAGCAGGTGGAAACATCAACTACAGCCCTCATTGCATCCCTGCAGAATCAGACAGACCAGTTAAACCAGAACCTGAACCAGCTACAGAAAGTCCAGAATACCCTGCAGGACCTGAGTGACGAGGGGCACCTGGACTTCATCACG AAGTATGCCTCAATTGCTCCAAG GTTCAGAGAGAGTCATAAGCTTCAGCAGAAGGGCGAGAGAATCTTTAGCACTCTGAACTTCAAACCAGGTTTCAACCACAACGACATCAAACTCACTGTCTGGAAGAAACTACACCGAAAAGTCCTGCCAG CACCAGAGCTGTTGAAACTGGATCCTCAGACTGCTCACCCGATGCTGGAGCTCCATCATGGAAACACCATGGTGGTCTGCGGGGCTCTGCTTCAAAAGCTGCCTGATAATCCAGAGAGGTTCACCTACAGCTACTGTGTCCTGGCCAACCGAGGCTTCTCCTCCGGGAAACACTACTGGGAG GTGGAGGTGGGCAACAAAGTAAAATGGCGTCTTGGTTTGATCAAAGGAACAACCAATCGTAAGGCCAAGCTGGTGAAGAGTCCAGAGAATGGTGTATGGTTGATCGGGCTGAAGGATGGTGTTTATGAAGCCTTTACTTCACCCAGGGTGGTTTTGCCAGTGTCTACACCCCCTCACCGGGTGGGACTGTTTCTTGACTACGAGGGCAGGGGTCTTACGATCTATAACAGTGACAGTCCAGATGAGCTGTGCTTCATCTACAACTTCAGGCTGCAGGTCCAGGGGAAAGTCTACCCCCTGCTGGACGTCTGCTGGCATGACAGAGGAGGCAACAAACAGCCCCTGGTCCTCAATTAG
- the LOC111574106 gene encoding E3 ubiquitin-protein ligase TRIM50 isoform X1, translated as MERSQSLEEQLRCPVCLDVFTEPLMLQCGHSYCRCCVRSMTMDMLGQLQCPVCRCAVDGDSPPPNLSLARIIEVLQEMSVSDGDQQDFCPQHDNPLSLYCEAEQVLICGLCGSIGAHRGHKITPVSSVYSRMKEDISCLMTEFQHQRHKVEDQICKMAYNKSRIINESDVMKWMIRKEFGELRRCLEEEEVGFMEQVETSTTALIASLQNQTDQLNQNLNQLQKVQNTLQDLSDEGHLDFITKYASIAPRFRESHKLQQKGERIFSTLNFKPGFNHNDIKLTVWKKLHRKVLPAPELLKLDPQTAHPMLELHHGNTMVVCGALLQKLPDNPERFTYSYCVLANRGFSSGKHYWEVEVGNKVKWRLGLIKGTTNRKAKLVKSPENGVWLIGLKDGVYEAFTSPRVVLPVSTPPHRVGLFLDYEGRGLTIYNSDSPDELCFIYNFRLQVQGKVYPLLDVCWHDRGGNKQPLVLN; from the exons ATGGAGCGAAGTCAGAGTCTGGAGGAGCAGCTCAGATGTCCCGTTTGTCTGGATGTCTTTACTGAACCTCTGATGTTACAGTGTGGACACTCCTACTGCAG GTGCTGTGTGCGATCCATGACAATGGACATGCTTGGTCAGCTGCAATGTCCGGTGTGTCGCTGTGCTGTAGATGGAGACAGTCCTCCTCCCAACCTCAGTTTAGCACGAATAATCGAAGTGCTGCAG GAAATGAGTGTGTCAGATGGAGATCAGCAAGATTTTTGTCCTCAGCATGACAACCCTCTGAGCCTTTACTGTGAGGCTGAGCAGGTCTTGATCTGTGGCCTTTGTGGAAGCATCGGTGCTCACCGCGGACACAAAATCACACCTGTGAGTTCTGTGTACAGCCGCATGAAG GAAGATATTTCTTGTCTGATGACAGAATTCCAGCATCAAAGGCATAAAGTGGAGGATCAGATATGTAAAATGGCATACAACAAATCAAGGATCATT AACGAGTCAGACGTAATGAAATGGATGATTAGGAAGGAGTTTGGTGAACTTCGGCGCTgtctggaggaggaagaggtgggGTTCATGGAGCAGGTGGAAACATCAACTACAGCCCTCATTGCATCCCTGCAGAATCAGACAGACCAGTTAAACCAGAACCTGAACCAGCTACAGAAAGTCCAGAATACCCTGCAGGACCTGAGTGACGAGGGGCACCTGGACTTCATCACG AAGTATGCCTCAATTGCTCCAAG GTTCAGAGAGAGTCATAAGCTTCAGCAGAAGGGCGAGAGAATCTTTAGCACTCTGAACTTCAAACCAGGTTTCAACCACAACGACATCAAACTCACTGTCTGGAAGAAACTACACCGAAAAGTCCTGCCAG CACCAGAGCTGTTGAAACTGGATCCTCAGACTGCTCACCCGATGCTGGAGCTCCATCATGGAAACACCATGGTGGTCTGCGGGGCTCTGCTTCAAAAGCTGCCTGATAATCCAGAGAGGTTCACCTACAGCTACTGTGTCCTGGCCAACCGAGGCTTCTCCTCCGGGAAACACTACTGGGAG GTGGAGGTGGGCAACAAAGTAAAATGGCGTCTTGGTTTGATCAAAGGAACAACCAATCGTAAGGCCAAGCTGGTGAAGAGTCCAGAGAATGGTGTATGGTTGATCGGGCTGAAGGATGGTGTTTATGAAGCCTTTACTTCACCCAGGGTGGTTTTGCCAGTGTCTACACCCCCTCACCGGGTGGGACTGTTTCTTGACTACGAGGGCAGGGGTCTTACGATCTATAACAGTGACAGTCCAGATGAGCTGTGCTTCATCTACAACTTCAGGCTGCAGGTCCAGGGGAAAGTCTACCCCCTGCTGGACGTCTGCTGGCATGACAGAGGAGGCAACAAACAGCCCCTGGTCCTCAATTAG
- the LOC111574106 gene encoding E3 ubiquitin-protein ligase TRIM50 isoform X2, whose product MERSQSLEEQLRCPVCLDVFTEPLMLQCGHSYCRCCVRSMTMDMLGQLQCPVCRCAVDGDSPPPNLSLARIIEVLQEMSVSDGDQQDFCPQHDNPLSLYCEAEQVLICGLCGSIGAHRGHKITPVSSVYSRMKEDISCLMTEFQHQRHKVEDQICKMAYNKSRIINESDVMKWMIRKEFGELRRCLEEEEVGFMEQVETSTTALIASLQNQTDQLNQNLNQLQKVQNTLQDLSDEGHLDFITYASIAPRFRESHKLQQKGERIFSTLNFKPGFNHNDIKLTVWKKLHRKVLPAPELLKLDPQTAHPMLELHHGNTMVVCGALLQKLPDNPERFTYSYCVLANRGFSSGKHYWEVEVGNKVKWRLGLIKGTTNRKAKLVKSPENGVWLIGLKDGVYEAFTSPRVVLPVSTPPHRVGLFLDYEGRGLTIYNSDSPDELCFIYNFRLQVQGKVYPLLDVCWHDRGGNKQPLVLN is encoded by the exons ATGGAGCGAAGTCAGAGTCTGGAGGAGCAGCTCAGATGTCCCGTTTGTCTGGATGTCTTTACTGAACCTCTGATGTTACAGTGTGGACACTCCTACTGCAG GTGCTGTGTGCGATCCATGACAATGGACATGCTTGGTCAGCTGCAATGTCCGGTGTGTCGCTGTGCTGTAGATGGAGACAGTCCTCCTCCCAACCTCAGTTTAGCACGAATAATCGAAGTGCTGCAG GAAATGAGTGTGTCAGATGGAGATCAGCAAGATTTTTGTCCTCAGCATGACAACCCTCTGAGCCTTTACTGTGAGGCTGAGCAGGTCTTGATCTGTGGCCTTTGTGGAAGCATCGGTGCTCACCGCGGACACAAAATCACACCTGTGAGTTCTGTGTACAGCCGCATGAAG GAAGATATTTCTTGTCTGATGACAGAATTCCAGCATCAAAGGCATAAAGTGGAGGATCAGATATGTAAAATGGCATACAACAAATCAAGGATCATT AACGAGTCAGACGTAATGAAATGGATGATTAGGAAGGAGTTTGGTGAACTTCGGCGCTgtctggaggaggaagaggtgggGTTCATGGAGCAGGTGGAAACATCAACTACAGCCCTCATTGCATCCCTGCAGAATCAGACAGACCAGTTAAACCAGAACCTGAACCAGCTACAGAAAGTCCAGAATACCCTGCAGGACCTGAGTGACGAGGGGCACCTGGACTTCATCACG TATGCCTCAATTGCTCCAAG GTTCAGAGAGAGTCATAAGCTTCAGCAGAAGGGCGAGAGAATCTTTAGCACTCTGAACTTCAAACCAGGTTTCAACCACAACGACATCAAACTCACTGTCTGGAAGAAACTACACCGAAAAGTCCTGCCAG CACCAGAGCTGTTGAAACTGGATCCTCAGACTGCTCACCCGATGCTGGAGCTCCATCATGGAAACACCATGGTGGTCTGCGGGGCTCTGCTTCAAAAGCTGCCTGATAATCCAGAGAGGTTCACCTACAGCTACTGTGTCCTGGCCAACCGAGGCTTCTCCTCCGGGAAACACTACTGGGAG GTGGAGGTGGGCAACAAAGTAAAATGGCGTCTTGGTTTGATCAAAGGAACAACCAATCGTAAGGCCAAGCTGGTGAAGAGTCCAGAGAATGGTGTATGGTTGATCGGGCTGAAGGATGGTGTTTATGAAGCCTTTACTTCACCCAGGGTGGTTTTGCCAGTGTCTACACCCCCTCACCGGGTGGGACTGTTTCTTGACTACGAGGGCAGGGGTCTTACGATCTATAACAGTGACAGTCCAGATGAGCTGTGCTTCATCTACAACTTCAGGCTGCAGGTCCAGGGGAAAGTCTACCCCCTGCTGGACGTCTGCTGGCATGACAGAGGAGGCAACAAACAGCCCCTGGTCCTCAATTAG
- the LOC111574106 gene encoding E3 ubiquitin-protein ligase TRIM50 isoform X3, which translates to MERSQSLEEQLRCPVCLDVFTEPLMLQCGHSYCRCCVRSMTMDMLGQLQCPVCRCAVDGDSPPPNLSLARIIEVLQEMSVSDGDQQDFCPQHDNPLSLYCEAEQVLICGLCGSIGAHRGHKITPVSSVYSRMKNESDVMKWMIRKEFGELRRCLEEEEVGFMEQVETSTTALIASLQNQTDQLNQNLNQLQKVQNTLQDLSDEGHLDFITKYASIAPRFRESHKLQQKGERIFSTLNFKPGFNHNDIKLTVWKKLHRKVLPAPELLKLDPQTAHPMLELHHGNTMVVCGALLQKLPDNPERFTYSYCVLANRGFSSGKHYWEVEVGNKVKWRLGLIKGTTNRKAKLVKSPENGVWLIGLKDGVYEAFTSPRVVLPVSTPPHRVGLFLDYEGRGLTIYNSDSPDELCFIYNFRLQVQGKVYPLLDVCWHDRGGNKQPLVLN; encoded by the exons ATGGAGCGAAGTCAGAGTCTGGAGGAGCAGCTCAGATGTCCCGTTTGTCTGGATGTCTTTACTGAACCTCTGATGTTACAGTGTGGACACTCCTACTGCAG GTGCTGTGTGCGATCCATGACAATGGACATGCTTGGTCAGCTGCAATGTCCGGTGTGTCGCTGTGCTGTAGATGGAGACAGTCCTCCTCCCAACCTCAGTTTAGCACGAATAATCGAAGTGCTGCAG GAAATGAGTGTGTCAGATGGAGATCAGCAAGATTTTTGTCCTCAGCATGACAACCCTCTGAGCCTTTACTGTGAGGCTGAGCAGGTCTTGATCTGTGGCCTTTGTGGAAGCATCGGTGCTCACCGCGGACACAAAATCACACCTGTGAGTTCTGTGTACAGCCGCATGAAG AACGAGTCAGACGTAATGAAATGGATGATTAGGAAGGAGTTTGGTGAACTTCGGCGCTgtctggaggaggaagaggtgggGTTCATGGAGCAGGTGGAAACATCAACTACAGCCCTCATTGCATCCCTGCAGAATCAGACAGACCAGTTAAACCAGAACCTGAACCAGCTACAGAAAGTCCAGAATACCCTGCAGGACCTGAGTGACGAGGGGCACCTGGACTTCATCACG AAGTATGCCTCAATTGCTCCAAG GTTCAGAGAGAGTCATAAGCTTCAGCAGAAGGGCGAGAGAATCTTTAGCACTCTGAACTTCAAACCAGGTTTCAACCACAACGACATCAAACTCACTGTCTGGAAGAAACTACACCGAAAAGTCCTGCCAG CACCAGAGCTGTTGAAACTGGATCCTCAGACTGCTCACCCGATGCTGGAGCTCCATCATGGAAACACCATGGTGGTCTGCGGGGCTCTGCTTCAAAAGCTGCCTGATAATCCAGAGAGGTTCACCTACAGCTACTGTGTCCTGGCCAACCGAGGCTTCTCCTCCGGGAAACACTACTGGGAG GTGGAGGTGGGCAACAAAGTAAAATGGCGTCTTGGTTTGATCAAAGGAACAACCAATCGTAAGGCCAAGCTGGTGAAGAGTCCAGAGAATGGTGTATGGTTGATCGGGCTGAAGGATGGTGTTTATGAAGCCTTTACTTCACCCAGGGTGGTTTTGCCAGTGTCTACACCCCCTCACCGGGTGGGACTGTTTCTTGACTACGAGGGCAGGGGTCTTACGATCTATAACAGTGACAGTCCAGATGAGCTGTGCTTCATCTACAACTTCAGGCTGCAGGTCCAGGGGAAAGTCTACCCCCTGCTGGACGTCTGCTGGCATGACAGAGGAGGCAACAAACAGCCCCTGGTCCTCAATTAG